The Microcaecilia unicolor chromosome 3, aMicUni1.1, whole genome shotgun sequence nucleotide sequence tgcctgatcacttgacgaaagggttcagctttctcctcagggagtgtatccaccaaactctcaagttgcctcacagagttccgtaaatgaatactcgtgaagagttggtaagactggatcttggtggcgagcagaccggcctgatacgccttcctcccaaaagagtccagagttgcaaactcccgccccgggggcgccgaggagaagttcctggaactcttggctcttctgagggcggaatccaccaccgctgaatcatgagacaattgggtctgcatgagactgggttccccgtggatccggtattgggactcaacttttttGGGGACGGTTGGActagaaaaaggcttctcccagttcctcagcataagttccttaagagtctcatgaaaaggaactgtggcagaagatgaaggtggagatggatagtccagaacctcaagcatcttggccctgggcttgtCCACAATTtccactgggaaggggatggcctcagacatctcccgaacaaaagatgaaaaagacaagctctcgggaggagacaaCTGCCTTTGAggcgagggagtggagtcagaaggaatgccttgagaatcctcgccagagaactccccatgcactCCTTCCTCATCCTCAGATGAGGTAtcatcagatggggctaaaagctcagacagagccgcccggatctgagcccgtctcgacgcagAGGCTTGACGGCCTCTATGATGATGCCGAGAAGCTGAAGGTCCCTGAAGCTCCGGAGAAGCTTCCCGCTCCGATGCCTCGGGAGAGTCAACTCGGGAAGTCAAAGCCACCGGCACCGGGGGCGACACCGGTGacacagacctcaccacaggctgaaggcctgatgcagaaaCATCCGGCATCGGTAATGTCGACACActcgacgccgtcggcaccggtgcctctgaaagcatcgacaccggcACCGCCGACGCCGACGGTAccgacaacctcgatgccgactgccactgctgcatcatgtccataaaaaatgggaacatggcctgcatacGCTCATCCAGAGTTGGTGTCGGAAGAGGCTGCGAGGTCGGTTGAGACAtcggaggcaaagtctgctgaggttggggagtggggactcggctgccagcgaccccacgcgtcggaacctcagtaacagagggagagcgatcctctcggcaccgacgcttctcgggtatcgagtgcatcgatgacccggagctcccggtgccgtgtctcgaaggagaccgacgacgatgcttcttggccttcgcccgacgcatgtcgtcgagactcctcggtaccggagaggacgtggaatccacacgtctcctcggggccgggtccgacgcaggacggtcccggggggcctgcaaagcaggaggcgccgaggcgggtggagacccactcaatgcatcactgctcccagcgtgcatcggtcttaaGGCAGCCTGTCCCCtatctcccggtgccgacgcctccttcgacgtcgacctcgacgacgCCGGCTCCAAAGACATCatcctcgacggcaccgacttcaccggcgCCGACTTCCCCGGCACCGATTTGGAGGGCGCCGACTTAGACGACGTCGACgccgaagcaccgggcccaaaaatcttttGTCTCTGGGCATctcgagagagcagtgtccgctttttcatggcgagacacaatttacaactctccgagcggtggtccggcccaaggcactggatacaccacgagtgtgtatcagtgccagagatggcccgatggcagcgggcacaaggcttgaagccgctgggcgtcttcgttgacatctcgggaaaaatagtccctgccaaatcaaaagacgcgattgtgtctataaaaagatgacacagaaaaataaaagaaaaacggGAAAAAATACCCAaccgagcgatttaaataaaatcgcagctaaaagaaaggaaacttaataaacgaaaaAATATCTAAGATAACTATAAAAGGATACTTCGCTTTTGTTGAATCTTCACCTCCGGGCATAGGAGGAACACGAAGACGAAGgtcgagctccgtgtcacctcagacgcggagaagaaaaaactgaggaatgtgctcgcgcgacgggcgggaaagtggacgcgcgcatgcgcactacATCCACCCGCGCGACGagagacatttttgtttttgtcatggactttgctggaaagtcctccgggccgacgtgacgtcacccatcagtgagaatattggcctgcttgtctttggagaactaccgttacaggtaagaaactacgATTTTCTAGCGCaggttaaatgctagagacgcccccAGGAATATTTTTAGGGTGCGTTAAAAATGCACCTACTGCTGCAATaaggaaaacacacaaaaaaaatcataaggcaaaaataaagtaaaactaAGAAGATACAGAAAatgacaaaagtaaaaaaaaaatgctacttaCCCCTCTGCGAGGTGATTATCCAGGCTTTGCCGCCACATAAccccttttacttttttttatttgaaaataaacCTTGTAGTTCTAAACAAAGCCGTCGCGAATAAGGGCGGGAAAGAACCACGTGAAGAACCAGGGGAAACCAACAGGGTCGTGACGTCAGCACGTAGCTCCAGCAGCTGGTCCGCCGTCCACCCGCCCCGGAAGCATTTTCTCTAGACCCTCTTCCGTCCCCGGAAGTAATGACTAGGGCAGTGCAGTAGGTGCTGTGGAAGTGACCTGTCGCTTCACCTCCTGGGCGTCTAAAGCGGAGCCGGGAGAGGAGATGGGGGCGCACTTAGTGCGTCGTTACACGGGGCAGCCGGAACCCGATCCGACGAACCCGCCCACCTTCTCCCCGGAGATTGGATTCGGCGAGCGCAAGGAAAGAGGTAAGTGGAGAGGGGTCAAGCAGTCCGAGGCACAATTTTATCCCTCCACCCCCTGTTTTATTTTAGTCATTAAGATCTagttcatgtctttttttttttaatctcgcaGTGAGATTTACATTCATGTACATGTCCCTGGCCCCAGAGCACTCGGGTCTGTTTGGATCCGACCCaccggagggttaagtgactgctcaagcagctgcagtgggcttCCCGAATTCTCACCCAACTGCTCTAGGTCTCCTATTTACCCCTACTGCTGAGCTgtcattttatagacttctatctccCCGCAGCTGTTTCTTCTGTAAGGAACTTAGTTTGAGATTGgagtcaaagcaaaacttaatgaCCTTTCACACTTGAAAAAAAGCCAGAGGGATGTAGGTAATCTGCACAGAGGCACAAGTAcaagcctgaaaaaaaaaaggcataaagGGCAGTCCCTAAAAGATAGTGTTATTATTCTACAAACGTATGCGACTGATTAGAGTGCTATCTCATACTCTATAACGGAATCTTAGGACCCCTATAGCTGCCTATTATAGACTTGCTGCTCAGCACTGCAGCACACTACATTGAGGCTCCAAAAATGTTGGTATTACTGTATAGAATTGCCACTATGTAGGCGGTAACTGCATGGAGAGGCATGTACAATTCTAGCCACATTACTGTGCAGTTGCTGGACTATGCTGGTCTGTATCTGCTGTCTGTCATTGCATCCCTTATCTTTTTTGGAAGCATGGAATAAAATAGAAGTAGAATGatactgttttattctgtttggcCACTGATGCATATTGAGTAGAGGACTTATTTTCagatttatatcctgcattatctCGATGGTCTAAGAGGAATTTCACTGTATTGTCCACCATCATGCGTAGGAATCACCACTCCTGAACAGGATCTTAATATGAAACACAGCATCATGTATCTCTCGTTAGGATTATCATTCTCTATATGCTTCTCATTTAACAGAGGAGAATGTGGCATGGGATTTAGACATATGAATTGTCAATAGTGTGAAGTATGTCATACCATATAAATTGGCATAGGTCTGCCCACAAATAAACAGTCCCAATCTATGCATGAATCAGCTCACACCAATTAGTATCACTTGACATCCTTGTTTACTCCTTTTGCATATACCCTTTCCCTACTGAACATGCTTTCTCACCTAGGCTGTCTGTTAATTTCCCTATcctctcttactactactactatttagcatttcttcagCTCACCAGTGAACTACTCAATTTAATCTACCCATGAGGCATTTGGCTACATCACTTTTCAGGGGACCATGTAAAAATCTACAAATGTTAAGTTCCTACTTGTTACCCTATACTTTTAtataaaagttacagaagttcaaacgtaACTTTTTTAGACTGCTGATGGACCCATGACAAGAAAATCTGCCATTCTCAACTTTTTGGATCTGCAACTTTAGTCTCCTTTTCCAACCTACAGCCATTTAGTTCCTTTGCTTACGCTgcagtctatcctctttcacctttatcctgtgAGCTCTGACTGCATAACTACATCTCTGTCATAACACCTCTTTcttactttttagcatggctatgTTTTCTCCTTACAGTGATGGTGGCAACTCAGGAGCAGATGAATGCAGCCCAGTTGCCCTTGGATCAGAGGGACTATTGTGCTCACCACCTCATCAAATTCCTGAAGTGCAAGCGAGACAACTGGCCAAACTTCTTGGCATGTTCACATGAGCGTCACGAATGGGACTATTGTGAGCACCTAGAGTAAGTAAGCAGGGATTCCTACTGCCTTAGACTGATCCTGCTCATATGGAACAGCTTACATCACTGAAGTTTTGTGGCAGACTGCTGCATATCAGAGACAGTTGCTAGCATAATGGTTTCTGCTCACCTTGGCTTGATACTAGTGTGAATCTTGCAGCAGAGCAGACTCCTGGAGCTTGACAGTCATTTGGCTACCTCATGTgccaaggaggcatattttcaaagcacttagccttccaaagttccatagaaacctatggaactttggaaggctaagtgctttgaaaatatgcctcttggtgtcCAAAGCAGTTGTCAGCACAACCTGGCCACTGGACTCCAATGAAGAATTTCTAGTGTCTAAAAGTGatccccaaacctgtcctgggggaaccccagtgagtctggttttcaggatatccaccattaATATGattttctgaaaacctgactgacaggataggtttgggaacccctgattTAAAATAAAAGAGCCTATCTTGTAAtcacttttttttctattcatGTTTATTATCCTTAGAGATAAAACTGTCTCTAGTTTACAGTCTGCTTCTAGATTCAGTCAGTTGGGGCAGTATGCAAAGAGCTTGTTTGGCTACTGCTTTAACTTGTTCTGTCAGGGCAGCGCATGCATGCTTGTGTGTGGCTATAACTTGAACTATTGACTGTTCTGTGATAGGGTAAGATGTATGCTCTGTTTCTTCATTTTCTATAAAACCCCTTTCTttaactacattttttttttttgagggggtgtgtgTAAAACTTTGCTCTCGCAGATGCAGCTGCTTGTTGTAAGGAAAGCTCTTGCAGTAGTTTATACTTCTGACTTTCTTGATAAATTAATTTCATACTTTTATGAATAAGCATTCAATGATTTTTATATGTAATACTTCTTGCTAACAAACATTTAAGCTGGCTGTGGTCCTCTAGTGGTGCTGTGACTAGGAATTACTGCTTTCTTTAGTTTGCCCATGCATTGATGCTGTCTCCTTGCTGTGCAGTTATGTGATGCGTATGAAGGAGTATGAGCGGGAGCGACGCCTGTTAATGAGGAAGAAGAGATTAGATGAGAGGGCCGCAGCCTGAATCTCTCTGGTATGAAACAGGAGCACCCGTTTCTCCTCCTATATTTGTATGTAATTATTTCTGAGAAATTAAAAAGGATCTTGGTTAAAAGCATTCCAGTGGCTTAAGCCTGGTCATTTTCTAATCAACAGTTAACAGGTATTAGAAAATATAGCCACTCATGAACCCTGTCTCCCTAGTGTGGAGACTCATCGCCCTGTGTTTAAGTTTAATCCCAACTCTGCTACTGGATGTGTAAATACAGCTTAAGAGAAGTCAGAAATGGTAGTAAAGCATAGAATCTGGTTAGTGTTGGCAGTACATTAGGATGTGGAGTGCTACTACTACtcctactacttgacatttctaaagcgctactagggttacgcagcgctgtacaatttaacataggacagtccctgctcaaaggagcttacaatctaaaggacaaatgtacagtcagtcaaatagggacagtctaaatttcctgaaaggtataaaggttaggggccgaaagcaacattgaagaggtgggctttgagcaaggatttgaagatgggtagggagggggcttggtgtaagggctcaggaagtttattccaagcatagggtgaggcaaggcagaatgagcggagcctggagttggcggtggtgaagggtactgagaggagggatttgtcctgtgagcggaggttacgggcgggaacgtaaggggaaatgagggtagaggggtaatgaggggcagcagacagaggcagatgcatcaagcaaacgttaaaaaatctaaatcgttaaagtccctaacgattttaaaaaaacgaagaatacaccaaaacaacaagtcacacatgctcggatcggtattgaaaagtacaatgtatcaaagaatcacaatacacgtcggtaatcggcccctaaagcatgcgcagagcagccaatcgttatgttagctgctctgcgcatgccacaaacagccaaaacacaagcacatggctcccaaatcaaaacaaaaataaaaaaagggtggggggggcaaaggtgctCTTGAGGAGCGTCGTCCTtgttcccccgcccccccccccctgaggtcgccgtttcccacccccgcacgaaaaaactcaaattttagcagcccaagcccggccctcctcccttcctgtgtcttctcccacactagctccgcctcccgccatgctcccgtcccgtgccccgcccccgccaccacCCCTTTGGTCTTggctaccgctccccccctccaacgaccccccctttgccttaccggcccgtgcagcgcctctcacctctgctgcacgagcaagaacagctgatcggcgagtcagaaggcctcctcagtcccttctttctccctgggcccgccctcctctgacgtaggtaaactatgcgggcccaggaagaaagaagggacatctgaggaggccttctgactcgccgatcagctgttcttgcccgtgcagcagaggtgagaggcgctgcacgggccggtaaggcaaagggggggggggggggccttggagggggggagcggcagccacgaccaaagggggggcggcgggggcgggggcacGGGactggaggatggcgggaggcggagctagtgtgggagaagacacaggaagggaggagggccggccaggggctggggctgctaaaatttgagttttttcgtgcgggggttggggggggggggggggggggcaaggacggccatacaggatgcTCATGCCAAgcacccttgccccctcccgatttttttttttttcttttggtgctgagggagaggggagcagcagcgacctggggcgtcaataaaggacgcccctgacgcgcgttttcgcccccctagttatttttttaaatacatttcacttttaaacttgtagctgatagacctctcgttagatttcctgcctttttcctgcgtaaaggcaatcgggaaaggttagtgcatctcctttcaatggggtttttacactaattgctcatctccattccgttttcgttagctgctagcttcctcggtaaaagccctttgatgcatgcaacggatcaaaatttcctcgttggagggtcattaaaggctcattaagctttagtgcatctgcctctgagtGCATTCCCTCCTTCCTAATAGTGCCATCTAGCACTTGAGCAAAGAACTGCCTCTGGTCAGCCAGGGTTGGAGTTGGTGTGATTGCAATCCCCCTCCTGAATGAGCCTTAGGATGAAGGGGAAAGTTCAGGAAGTGCTTTCTGTAGGAGTGGGGCTGGCCAACTACTGAGGACTTATAGCTGGCTGTAGCCCCAGACTGTGATTACACATTGCCAAAGATAGAAAGGTGTGGGTTGGCCCAGCCATGACACAGAAGTTCAGACAGGCCCAAGCACACTGTGGCACTCATGGAAGGTGCTGTTTTATAACAGCTTAATAAACTGACCTACAGTAATTGCCCAGATCAGGGCCTGTGTGGCCATGCTATCCACATTACTGAACAATCAGTCCTCagtcacctgggggggggggggggggaatctaacCTTATGACCAGAGGCTGTCTTGGTAAACACACTCTTCTTCCTTCACCAGTGATAGCAGATGTACATCACGCCctgagcccagtatcctttttgtGAACTAACTCAGAGAACCCCACCCCACCTTTTTTTGCTTCTTTAGTGAAACACAGCTCTGAGAGGTGCTAAGGGTTTCCTTTTATTTCAGCCATTCTTAAAGGTTACCAAGAGCGACCTACAAAGAACATCCAGTATAAAAAAAATCTGTTCCTGGTTCTGTGTCCAGACCTGTTCCATTGGACATCGTTTTACAAAATCAACTTGGTTGTACTTGCCAGTTTTGGTACAAATGTTTTACACTGTGGCATTGCAGAGTAAGGTCTAAGCAGACAGGATTTACATTATACAATAAGAGAAAGCAACAAGGTGTATAGATGGTTTCTGGTATGGTTTCAAAACCAAGAAGTACAAGAAAAATGGCCCCAGGCCACTGCATTTAATAAGAACTAGTTTTCaatccacttcccccccccccccaaactatggaTCAATTTTCAgtgggatgggggagagaagaaaggtcAGGACTGCTCCCAGTAGCTGCCTGGCTTCCATTTTTCCAGCCCATCTCATTTCATGCTTTATATATGGAAAGATTTCCAACAATAGTGATGGTATAAGCTGTGGAATCTCTGCCCATCTGAAATCCTATGAGCTTAATTTTAGCTATGAAGGCGCTAGTGACCATGCTCTTAAACCACTTGCAGTAATGGTTAGTATTCTGACATACAGCTTTCCCTTGGCCTACATCAACTCTGTCATTCAAATGGTCTCTCTCACATAAGATCTGTACTAGTGCAACAcctcttttccttcctctaaCCTAAGAAGACTGGCCTAAAGTAAGGCTTTCACAGCTATTACCATACAGGGCAAAAGCTGACCCTAATCTAGCCAAGCCATTACCCATCACTAGAGGGCCTGTGGCAGCTGTACAAGCAGCCCTAGTCTGTAGGCCAGGAAAGATTTAATAGTTGTGCTTAGTGGATACCTGGTGGGTTTTGGCTCCCAAAGGCTTTTAATACAGCTGCAGCCGACTAGTGAGGAGTCTTGGGATTTGGCCAGGTACATGCCACAGGATAAAATTCTTTGATTTAAACATGGGGGACAGATTGTTCACAGCAAGATGTCGGGTATGAGAAGGGCAGCTGTGGAAATAAACCACTCGCATTTCTgtagctcccctccctcccagtcagtCAGTGTCAGCTGCCATCATTACATTTTATATAGCCACATACTCTCCTTCCCCTTATCCCTGCCCATCTGGCTGGCTGCACGGTCAGAGCAGGAAGGGGATAATAGGAGAGCGCAAGGGTGGATAATCCCGGAACTCCTTCAGGTAGCTGCGATGCTTTCCCTTTGCCCAAATGGTCATCTGGATGAATCCAACAAGAGTAAATAGAGCCACTGTGGACAGAAAAAGCAGTAAGAACCAAGGCAGGTGTATATGAAATACTGAACCTTATCCAACCCTATCCAGAGCAACTCCACCCATCTACACAAAATCAGCATATCAGACTAGGGCCACCCAGCAAGCAAAGGGTTAAGTGCTGCATGATGCCAAGCAGTAGGAGCCCTGGTCATTGGTTAAGGGTAACAGCTGGTAGCCAGATTTGGTGTATAGGCCCCAGAGTAGGACTGTTACTAAAATGACTGAGCTAAGTAGGTCTGGGGACAGAGGGGATTTAAGATGGTGCCAGATGCCAGCCCTGGTTCTATCTGAAGTACAAAACAGGAGTGGGTCAAACATGCACACATCACGagagcgtctagggctcttcagtttggagaagacacggctgaggggagatatgatagaggtctataaaataatgagtggagtggaatgggtagatgtgaatagtttgtttactaaaaatactaggactaggggcatgcgatgaagctacaaagtagtaaatttaaaacgaatctgaacttttcttcattcaaagtgtaattaaactctggaattcattgccagagaatgtggtaaaggcagttagcttagcagggtttaaaaagtctggatggcttcctaaaggacaagttcatagatcattattaaattgacttgggaaaatccactgcttatttctgggataagcatcataaaatgtattgagctttttggggatcttgccaggtatttctgacctggattggccactgttggaaacagaatagtggacttgatggacctttggtctgtcccagtgtggcaatacttatgtacctccaATCAAGTACTACCCTACCTctagcattaccaaaagccttctAGTAGCTGATGCCCATCAAAGTGGTTAACACTCTGGCACTGTGTGCAGCCTACCCCACCCATCATTTAAATGAGCCTCTACGTACAAAATGTAGAACTACAAACTGGTATCTTATGTTAGAAAGAATAGCAGCTGTTAAAAGGTCCAACCTTTTAATTAACAAGAAGTACTGTACAGGATTACTGAGCCTCGGCTCAACTGCTGCTTTAGCAGACACACATTCAATTCATGGCACAATTCTTGTACCCATCTTCTACCAGCACTGATGGGCAGCCCAAGTGGTTTAACATATCTAAAATTCTTTTCACTCATCTTTTCTCATGGCTGATAATCTAATTTATTGTCCCATTTCACCACAAAATGAACAAGGTAGGTAAGATTAAAGAAGATTCTGCTGAGATACTACATTCCTGGCATAGTCCTGTAAAGCGACAGAGGACAGTCGTTTATGGATGTTTTGGGAATACACACAAGGTCCACTCACCTGGCAGACACTGAGTCATGATGGCAAAACCAACCCAGGATCCCACCTACAAACCAACAAAACCAAATCACAGTCAGAGAGCAGGGAGAAGAGGCAGGCCACTACCTTTGCAGTGGTTGTCCCTGCCCACCACATGCAACATAAGGGAAAGCCAGGACTCAACAGACGGGAGGAGACTCTTGTACCTCTCACAGACAGAGGCATCCCATGCATTTTTACATTCATACGTGCATTAACCAAAAGTGGGCATTCATACATAACACACAAAGACATCTGCAGTGCAGGTGTGAGGATTCTCACCTCGTAAGTATAATTTGGACAGGAAACCAGTAAGAAGAGCCAAGTGAATGGATTCTTGGTCGGAAAAGGGATCTTTCTGGTCTTTGAGCCTGGGAGAAAGAAGGCAGCAAAAGCCTATTTGTCTGGCCAATTGTGTTCACCTCTGGAAAGCTCAGCTTAAGCCGTTTAACTCTAAATATTACTTGTTACAGATTCACTACCTCTAGGTATCTTGGGATTCTGTGTCTTCCCCTAAAGTGCTGGGGCGCTGATGACAGAGTGGCACCTCAATTTTACTATAAATCTAAGTAGATTTTAGAACTTCAATTACTGTAGCCAAGTATAACTCACATTGTACTTAATTACATCTAAAACTCTACATAAAACTTATGATGTTATGCATTTAATAATTAGACTTTCAATTAAATATCCAACTTCTGAACAGTTATTACTAATCCTAATCTGTAGATTTCACAGTGCAATGGTCCTAATTCTCTTTGATGCAAGGTGAATTCTGAAATATTGTTGCTGGCATATAAAGACCCTTCTTCTAGCCTGCACATTGGGTTAGCCAGGGATGATAACATGGTCAACTCACCAGCTGGACGCAGGTTCCTGAGGGCAATATGAA carries:
- the NDUFB7 gene encoding NADH dehydrogenase [ubiquinone] 1 beta subcomplex subunit 7; amino-acid sequence: MGAHLVRRYTGQPEPDPTNPPTFSPEIGFGERKERVMVATQEQMNAAQLPLDQRDYCAHHLIKFLKCKRDNWPNFLACSHERHEWDYCEHLDYVMRMKEYERERRLLMRKKRLDERAAA